In a single window of the Aminomonas paucivorans DSM 12260 genome:
- a CDS encoding ATP-binding cassette domain-containing protein: protein METRAAIREEGIPAAPPLFELRDVEFAYGGRTVLSLRHLAFPQGAVVGLVGPNGSGKSTLLKLLALLLAPTRGQLLYGGQVAAGREGELRREVTLLLQEPFLLKRTVFENVAYGLRTRGLVEGVSERVEEALSLVGLSPKRFASRQWYQLSGGEAQRVSLASRLALRPRALLLDEPTASVDESSALLIKEAVVAASSEWGTTLVVATHDLVWLHEVATDVVSLYRGRVAGHGAENLIQGSWVLDPAGGLRRPLADGQWIRALGPEGSDEPPSVGILGPSDVTLATEKPSHLSAQNLLQGQVTHMALENGSGRVLVSVNVGGLLLKARVTPEAVLSLGLHPGLEVWAIFKATALRWL from the coding sequence ATGGAGACGCGAGCGGCGATCCGGGAGGAAGGCATCCCTGCGGCGCCCCCCCTCTTCGAACTGCGGGACGTGGAGTTCGCCTACGGAGGCCGGACGGTCCTGTCCCTCCGGCACCTGGCCTTTCCCCAGGGTGCGGTGGTGGGGCTGGTGGGGCCCAACGGCAGCGGGAAGAGCACCCTCCTCAAACTGCTGGCCCTGCTCCTGGCCCCGACCCGGGGGCAGCTTCTCTACGGGGGACAGGTCGCTGCGGGACGGGAGGGGGAGCTGCGCCGGGAGGTGACCCTGCTCCTCCAGGAGCCCTTCCTGCTGAAGCGGACGGTGTTCGAGAACGTGGCCTACGGCCTGCGGACCCGAGGGCTGGTGGAGGGTGTTTCGGAGCGGGTGGAGGAGGCCCTTTCCCTGGTGGGGCTGTCGCCGAAGCGCTTCGCCTCCCGACAGTGGTACCAGCTTTCGGGAGGCGAGGCCCAGCGGGTGAGCCTGGCCTCCCGCCTGGCCCTGCGCCCCCGGGCGCTGCTGCTGGACGAGCCCACCGCCAGCGTGGACGAGTCCAGCGCTCTGCTCATCAAGGAAGCGGTGGTGGCGGCCTCCTCGGAATGGGGCACCACCCTGGTGGTGGCCACCCACGACCTGGTGTGGCTCCACGAGGTGGCCACCGACGTGGTGAGCCTCTACCGGGGGCGGGTGGCGGGACACGGGGCGGAGAACCTCATCCAGGGGTCCTGGGTCCTGGACCCCGCGGGGGGGCTGCGCCGCCCCCTGGCGGACGGTCAGTGGATCCGTGCCCTGGGACCCGAGGGGAGCGACGAGCCTCCCTCCGTGGGGATCCTGGGTCCCTCCGACGTGACCCTGGCCACGGAGAAACCCTCCCACCTCTCCGCCCAGAACCTGCTGCAGGGGCAGGTGACCCACATGGCCCTGGAGAACGGTTCCGGACGGGTCCTGGTCTCGGTGAACGTGGGAGGGCTGCTCCTCAAGGCGAGGGTGACTCCCGAGGCGGTCCTCTCCCTGGGGCTGCACCCGGGGCTGGAGGTCTGGGCGATCTTCAAGGCCACGGCCCTGCGCTGGCTTTAG
- a CDS encoding NAD(P)H-dependent oxidoreductase — MKALIVYAHPKEGSFCEAVRLAVEEELRRRGASCEVEDLYAQGFDPLLTAEEQAGAFNGVFPEDVRRAQARVAEADLLVLVHPLWWSSVPAILKGWIDRVLAYGFAYDFGDGMRGLLKGKRVALFTSTGASEEVLRQGGTLDALKVFLDEGVFGSCGMEVVLHRYLFGPCGASDEERRVMLETVRRDAQTLA; from the coding sequence GTGAAGGCTTTGATCGTGTACGCCCACCCGAAGGAGGGCAGCTTCTGCGAGGCGGTGCGCCTCGCGGTGGAGGAGGAGCTAAGGCGGCGGGGGGCGTCCTGCGAGGTGGAGGACCTATACGCTCAGGGGTTCGATCCCCTGCTTACGGCGGAGGAGCAGGCCGGGGCTTTCAACGGGGTGTTTCCGGAGGACGTGCGAAGGGCTCAGGCACGGGTTGCCGAGGCGGACCTCCTGGTCTTGGTCCACCCCCTGTGGTGGTCCTCCGTCCCGGCGATCCTCAAGGGATGGATCGATCGGGTCCTTGCCTACGGGTTCGCCTACGACTTCGGCGACGGGATGCGGGGACTCCTGAAGGGGAAGAGAGTGGCCCTGTTCACGTCCACCGGAGCCTCCGAAGAGGTCCTTCGGCAGGGAGGCACCCTGGATGCCCTGAAGGTGTTCCTGGACGAAGGGGTGTTCGGCTCCTGCGGCATGGAGGTGGTCCTGCACCGGTATCTCTTCGGGCCTTGCGGCGCCTCCGACGAAGAGCGTCGGGTCATGCTGGAGACGGTGCGACGGGACGCACAAACCCTGGCCTGA
- a CDS encoding flavodoxin family protein: MKILLLDGESREGQTPTFRGRREALARALERRGHEVRVLVLREKTIRPCVGCFRCWIATPGTCVHSDDGPELLRAILETDVLVLVSPLAMGFFTATLKGAMDRCIPLALPYLERRGGELHHPPRYGERPVPALLAYEPEADTEEEDHRILAAYMERLSRNRNAPDGGAWSLERGEEAIADAVDALQRIP; encoded by the coding sequence ATGAAAATCTTGCTGTTGGACGGGGAGTCCCGGGAGGGGCAGACCCCCACCTTCCGGGGGAGGAGGGAGGCCCTGGCGCGGGCGCTGGAGAGGAGAGGGCACGAGGTGCGGGTCCTTGTGCTGCGGGAGAAGACGATCCGCCCCTGTGTGGGGTGCTTCCGCTGCTGGATCGCCACGCCGGGGACGTGCGTCCACTCCGACGACGGGCCGGAGCTGCTGAGGGCGATCCTGGAGACGGACGTCCTGGTCCTGGTCTCGCCCCTGGCCATGGGGTTCTTCACCGCCACCCTGAAGGGGGCCATGGATCGGTGCATCCCCCTGGCCCTTCCCTATCTGGAGAGGCGGGGCGGGGAGCTGCACCATCCCCCGCGGTACGGCGAGAGACCGGTGCCCGCCCTGCTGGCCTACGAGCCCGAGGCGGACACGGAGGAAGAGGACCATCGGATCCTGGCGGCCTACATGGAGAGGCTTTCCCGGAACCGGAACGCCCCCGACGGGGGCGCCTGGTCCCTGGAACGGGGAGAGGAGGCCATCGCCGATGCGGTTGACGCTCTGCAACGGATCCCCTAG
- a CDS encoding glycosyl hydrolase encodes MRQSTRFCTLFLILCATAVLLLAIQATGDNWASPGGKGSYALVKPADGTKPDGGPVRMTLPAVGPNVDASAGDRKAPTSDWWTPLVWLDPGDLPDPAPKPPMAALSWQIFSEPLVFQPQKGGLALSLNVPDTQRAGMRDGVLTGGAGFMQEVVGTGDNAGISPYFNAFFDQDLYLGSTASGWNEASFSSLKVTGWSDWFVNFTMESPTEKLAVTAGNGSPFVLLKLSSGAPQVTFRTWNIGTVIPESGDAFGVNAGMADGQAIPCSAFAVVNQVPFGAPASPSGAQGYSAYTVYGVFGPAGSTWTLVKTQKDDGRVLNTAVCSGGSHYAVAVLPLPMGKTLFDQPDEAAIRTALATFARYAFAEVTDTRVEPRLSENSVTAVYTYQTTPVAGESPATDGTLHALYPHQYLGQEQVSLLNSSMSPVPASSWAQGCYWPSLKGPMMLGSGSSFLNTLDVPPCLPALIDDPDTAKADRMAGYLQQALDTQDPNFLSQGSYFGAQEIHRLAMLLPIAEMVRSKASDPAAVDRVTRALYKRAAETLAYRLQAVKSDGSTLKNAAEHALYYDPRWGTLIPSNEDGFAADSLLNDHHYHYGYYIKIATEIARWEKAHPDDPDNQHWAEDYAPMIRLLIRDIANTSRAGSGADPDFPFLRHFSPYAGHSWASGSSRGNQGGQQESTPEAIQAWGALLLWAQLNYPEHPDNMDLERWAAYQFASEAKAAELYWFGHTSDAAFRPYLSFRQYAASSTLVPQRYVPSMVSQVNQNEMTFQTDFGNPPLLKHGIQWLPLTGTSLYLGTDAAGIEENVRGYLENDLPLLGGGRNPASPSNKDKLLMAEALTSAYRADPQALIAAASGDAPPLDGWKMQWEVPAPTYDNLILQDTSRGAIYWWIDSLLSHGAADHGDNGASHTCASSFRDASGNRIYTAHNPGTTTLQVRFDDGKVLTVPPLGYAHEGEGETPTSGGGGCSAGTGATPLGVLALLLLFRSRLRK; translated from the coding sequence ATGAGACAGAGTACCCGGTTCTGCACGCTTTTCCTGATCCTATGCGCCACGGCGGTGCTTCTGCTGGCGATTCAGGCCACCGGAGACAACTGGGCCTCTCCGGGAGGCAAGGGAAGTTACGCCCTGGTCAAGCCCGCCGACGGGACCAAGCCCGACGGCGGCCCCGTCCGGATGACCCTTCCCGCCGTGGGCCCCAACGTGGACGCCTCCGCGGGAGACCGCAAGGCTCCCACCAGCGACTGGTGGACCCCCTTGGTCTGGCTGGATCCGGGAGATCTACCGGACCCGGCCCCGAAGCCTCCCATGGCTGCCCTCTCCTGGCAGATCTTCAGCGAACCCCTGGTCTTCCAGCCCCAAAAGGGGGGACTGGCCCTCTCCCTGAACGTGCCGGACACCCAGCGGGCGGGGATGCGGGACGGGGTGCTCACGGGGGGAGCGGGGTTCATGCAGGAGGTCGTGGGGACGGGGGACAACGCGGGGATCTCCCCCTACTTCAACGCCTTCTTTGACCAGGACCTCTACCTGGGCTCCACCGCCTCCGGCTGGAACGAGGCCTCCTTCTCGTCCCTGAAGGTCACGGGATGGAGCGACTGGTTCGTGAACTTCACCATGGAGTCTCCCACGGAGAAGCTGGCCGTCACGGCGGGGAACGGTTCCCCCTTCGTCCTTCTGAAGCTCTCTTCCGGGGCCCCCCAGGTGACCTTCCGGACCTGGAACATCGGCACCGTCATCCCCGAAAGCGGCGACGCCTTCGGGGTCAACGCCGGGATGGCGGACGGGCAGGCCATCCCCTGCTCCGCCTTCGCCGTGGTGAACCAGGTTCCCTTCGGGGCCCCCGCCTCTCCCTCAGGCGCCCAGGGCTATTCGGCCTACACGGTCTACGGGGTCTTCGGACCCGCGGGATCCACCTGGACCCTGGTCAAGACCCAGAAGGACGACGGCCGGGTGCTGAACACCGCGGTCTGTTCCGGGGGCTCCCACTACGCCGTGGCGGTGCTCCCCCTCCCCATGGGCAAGACCCTCTTCGATCAGCCCGACGAAGCGGCCATCCGCACAGCCCTGGCCACCTTCGCCCGATACGCCTTCGCGGAGGTCACGGACACCCGGGTGGAACCCCGGCTGTCCGAGAACTCCGTGACCGCGGTCTACACCTACCAGACCACCCCGGTGGCGGGGGAATCCCCGGCCACCGACGGCACCCTCCACGCCCTGTACCCGCACCAGTACCTGGGACAGGAGCAGGTCTCCCTCCTGAACTCCTCCATGAGCCCCGTCCCCGCCTCTTCCTGGGCCCAGGGGTGCTACTGGCCTTCCCTGAAGGGACCGATGATGCTGGGAAGCGGCAGCTCCTTCCTCAACACCCTGGACGTGCCTCCCTGTCTGCCCGCCCTGATCGACGACCCCGACACGGCCAAGGCGGACCGCATGGCGGGCTACCTCCAGCAGGCCCTGGACACCCAGGACCCCAACTTCCTCTCCCAGGGCAGCTACTTCGGAGCCCAGGAGATCCATCGGCTGGCCATGCTCCTGCCCATCGCCGAGATGGTCCGATCCAAGGCCTCGGATCCCGCCGCGGTGGACCGGGTGACGAGGGCCCTCTACAAGCGGGCCGCGGAGACCTTGGCCTACCGTCTCCAGGCGGTGAAAAGCGACGGCTCGACCCTGAAGAACGCGGCGGAGCACGCCCTCTACTACGATCCCCGGTGGGGCACCCTCATCCCCTCCAACGAGGACGGGTTCGCCGCGGACAGCCTGCTCAACGACCACCACTACCACTACGGCTACTACATCAAGATCGCCACGGAGATCGCCCGCTGGGAGAAGGCCCATCCCGACGATCCGGACAACCAGCACTGGGCGGAGGATTACGCCCCCATGATCCGCCTCCTGATCCGGGACATCGCCAACACGAGCCGGGCCGGTTCCGGGGCGGACCCGGACTTTCCCTTCCTGCGGCACTTCAGCCCCTACGCGGGGCACTCCTGGGCCAGCGGATCCTCCCGGGGCAACCAGGGGGGGCAGCAGGAATCCACCCCCGAGGCCATCCAGGCCTGGGGAGCCCTCCTCCTCTGGGCCCAGCTGAACTACCCGGAACATCCGGACAACATGGACCTGGAGCGCTGGGCGGCCTACCAGTTCGCCTCCGAGGCGAAGGCGGCGGAGCTGTACTGGTTCGGGCACACCTCCGACGCCGCCTTCCGCCCCTACCTGAGCTTCCGGCAGTACGCCGCCAGCTCCACCCTGGTGCCCCAGCGCTACGTTCCCTCCATGGTCTCTCAGGTGAACCAGAACGAGATGACCTTCCAGACGGACTTCGGCAACCCGCCCCTCCTGAAGCACGGCATCCAGTGGCTTCCCCTGACGGGGACGTCCCTCTACCTGGGTACCGACGCGGCGGGAATCGAGGAGAACGTCCGGGGGTACCTGGAAAACGACCTGCCCCTGCTGGGAGGCGGGCGAAACCCCGCCTCTCCGAGCAACAAGGACAAGCTGCTGATGGCCGAGGCCCTCACCTCGGCATACCGGGCGGACCCCCAGGCCCTGATCGCCGCCGCAAGCGGCGACGCCCCGCCCCTGGACGGCTGGAAGATGCAGTGGGAGGTCCCTGCTCCCACCTACGACAACCTGATCCTTCAGGACACCTCCCGGGGGGCCATCTACTGGTGGATCGACTCCCTCCTCTCCCACGGGGCGGCGGACCACGGGGACAACGGAGCCAGCCACACCTGCGCCTCCAGCTTCCGGGACGCTTCGGGCAACCGGATCTACACGGCCCACAACCCCGGGACCACAACGCTCCAGGTGCGTTTCGACGACGGGAAAGTGCTCACCGTCCCGCCCCTGGGGTACGCCCACGAGGGGGAAGGGGAAACCCCGACCTCCGGAGGGGGCGGCTGCTCGGCGGGAACCGGGGCGACCCCCTTGGGGGTTCTGGCCCTGCTCTTGCTGTTCCGGTCACGCCTGCGCAAGTAG
- a CDS encoding AfsR/SARP family transcriptional regulator — translation MDLYVRLLGLPRIVLDGEPVHFPFRKLEALALTVFDQGDVTRDRLCSLLWGDKGDPGARKNLRNGLYVLRRLLPEEVVQMDRTRVWVSREAPLRLDRTLLGRFESLSDEQREVLGRPFLEEFDLEDAPVFRDWVQGRREEYRRDYLERVKRYAQTLLDRQDPAGATRWFERILALDPLDEEAVRQLMRLYHASGWAAGPLGVYEALSERLTREYQTGPAPETRDLYREILATGRSPETDFHGIAVPPERSVRRDGAPSQELPPSWRDREGLRCLESWERSPRPRLVLRGEEGSGKRFWADRLVRLLGLEKAPVARLVGRPGPGADPGEALTSLWPPREALFGGALEEGTLRPGALAARARARLEEQGVRVLVVERFDLLDPLSRDALLDLEASSWDGGWIVTEGTGGPAFPRGTRIDLDPLDRGQIEGIGAAMKVSLSPEDSERLWTATGGNPLRVRQGLDLLRQGASLPGGGPFSWAPPLPRRKGRGFLERLALTPRGELLENLGAEARALGLAGLLRDGWLREDRDARGRCWVAVARERDRLDLLASLGRPALILEHRAAWKDWARQARRNPLDGGLWERAAFHAREGEEPDGLLEARVRGLWARALLWSLPWPPLEDPTLRGGIPAVEGPGREEAEELLRRAEEHILGLGSTGRRRGWEPLLLGVRGFAVPGPEGRESLERGWALALRLEDGETAGCLALGAAERAWEEDEAPALRGILDRFFRSPAARCAPSATGHFLRLAGMQAEREGRRGAAEAYRRGAWGWFCRRERFGAGQTLGRLAAGLDLAEALARGGRAEEARSLAEELATLARERGVRRGADRLAALLEGTD, via the coding sequence ATGGATCTATACGTGCGACTGCTCGGCCTGCCCCGCATCGTCCTGGACGGAGAGCCGGTGCATTTTCCCTTCCGCAAGCTGGAGGCCCTGGCCCTGACGGTCTTCGACCAGGGGGACGTCACCCGGGATCGGCTCTGCTCCCTCCTCTGGGGGGACAAGGGAGACCCGGGGGCCCGGAAGAACCTGCGCAACGGGCTGTACGTCCTCCGGCGCCTTCTCCCGGAGGAGGTCGTCCAGATGGACCGGACCCGGGTCTGGGTCTCCCGGGAGGCCCCCTTGCGTCTGGATCGGACCCTGCTCGGGCGCTTCGAGAGCCTTTCGGACGAACAAAGGGAGGTCCTGGGACGTCCCTTCCTGGAGGAGTTCGACCTGGAGGACGCCCCGGTCTTTCGGGATTGGGTCCAGGGGCGACGGGAGGAATACCGTCGGGACTACCTGGAACGGGTGAAACGCTACGCCCAGACCCTCCTGGATCGGCAGGACCCCGCGGGGGCCACCCGCTGGTTCGAGCGCATCCTGGCCCTGGACCCCCTGGACGAGGAGGCGGTGCGACAGCTCATGCGCCTGTACCACGCCTCGGGGTGGGCTGCTGGTCCCCTGGGGGTCTACGAGGCGTTGAGCGAGCGCCTGACCCGGGAATACCAGACCGGACCGGCCCCGGAGACCCGGGATCTCTACCGGGAGATCCTGGCGACGGGGCGTTCCCCGGAGACGGACTTCCACGGCATCGCCGTCCCTCCGGAGAGGAGCGTTCGGCGCGACGGGGCTCCCTCCCAAGAGCTGCCCCCCTCCTGGCGGGATCGGGAGGGGCTCCGGTGTCTGGAGTCTTGGGAGCGTTCCCCCCGGCCCCGACTGGTGCTTCGGGGGGAGGAGGGATCGGGGAAGCGGTTTTGGGCGGACCGGCTGGTTCGGCTTCTGGGGCTGGAGAAAGCTCCCGTGGCCCGTCTGGTGGGGCGACCGGGACCGGGGGCCGATCCCGGCGAGGCCCTGACGTCCCTGTGGCCTCCCCGGGAAGCCCTGTTCGGAGGTGCCCTGGAGGAGGGGACCCTCCGGCCGGGGGCGCTGGCGGCCCGGGCGAGGGCCCGGCTGGAGGAACAGGGTGTTCGAGTCTTGGTGGTGGAGCGGTTCGACCTGCTGGATCCCCTGTCTCGGGACGCCCTGCTGGATTTGGAGGCCTCGTCCTGGGACGGAGGCTGGATCGTCACGGAAGGGACGGGGGGCCCCGCCTTCCCCCGGGGGACCCGAATCGACCTGGACCCCCTGGACCGGGGGCAGATCGAGGGGATCGGGGCGGCCATGAAGGTTTCCCTTTCCCCGGAGGATTCGGAGCGGCTCTGGACCGCCACAGGAGGCAACCCCCTGCGGGTCCGTCAGGGCCTCGACCTGCTGCGCCAGGGGGCGTCCCTTCCCGGGGGCGGCCCCTTCTCCTGGGCCCCTCCCCTCCCCCGGCGGAAGGGAAGGGGCTTCCTGGAGCGTCTTGCCCTGACCCCTCGGGGAGAGCTTCTGGAAAACCTGGGGGCGGAGGCTCGGGCCCTCGGTCTGGCCGGCCTCCTGCGGGACGGCTGGCTCCGGGAGGACCGAGACGCCCGGGGGCGGTGCTGGGTGGCCGTCGCCCGGGAGAGGGATCGCCTGGACCTTCTCGCCTCCCTGGGACGGCCTGCCCTGATCCTGGAGCATCGCGCCGCATGGAAGGACTGGGCCCGACAGGCCCGGCGAAACCCCCTGGACGGGGGGTTGTGGGAGCGGGCGGCTTTCCACGCCCGGGAGGGGGAGGAACCCGACGGGCTCCTGGAGGCTCGTGTCCGGGGGCTCTGGGCTCGGGCGCTCCTCTGGAGCCTCCCCTGGCCTCCCCTGGAGGACCCGACCCTGCGGGGGGGCATCCCTGCGGTCGAAGGGCCCGGGCGGGAAGAGGCGGAGGAGCTGCTGCGCCGGGCGGAGGAGCACATCCTGGGGTTGGGATCCACGGGGCGACGGCGGGGATGGGAGCCCCTTCTCCTGGGAGTTCGGGGATTCGCGGTCCCCGGGCCGGAGGGGCGGGAATCCCTGGAACGGGGGTGGGCCCTGGCCCTGCGCCTGGAAGATGGGGAGACCGCGGGCTGCCTTGCCCTGGGGGCGGCGGAACGGGCTTGGGAGGAGGACGAGGCCCCGGCTCTCCGGGGGATTCTGGATCGGTTCTTCCGGTCTCCTGCGGCGAGGTGCGCCCCGTCGGCCACGGGGCACTTCCTGCGCCTTGCGGGGATGCAGGCGGAGCGGGAGGGGCGTCGGGGAGCCGCAGAGGCCTACCGGAGGGGTGCCTGGGGCTGGTTCTGCCGACGGGAGCGCTTCGGTGCGGGGCAGACCCTGGGAAGGTTGGCGGCGGGGCTGGACCTGGCAGAGGCCCTGGCCCGAGGGGGAAGGGCCGAGGAGGCCCGGTCCCTGGCGGAGGAGCTGGCGACCTTGGCCCGAGAGAGGGGCGTCCGGCGGGGAGCGGACCGGCTGGCGGCCCTTCTGGAAGGGACGGACTGA
- the ilvE gene encoding branched-chain-amino-acid transaminase, with the protein MSTVYLNGSFVPKDQAKVSVFDHGYLYGDGVFEGIRAYAGRIFRLEEHIDRLYDSAQAICLNVPMTKPEMAEVCAQTCARNGIDDGYIRLVVSRGEGNLGLDPNLAKEPNVVCIASQIQMYPEEFIEKGLRLVTAATRRNYGEVLAPQVKSCNYLPNIMACLEARNAGAHEAICMSREGYLAECTGDNIFLVKDGVLKTPHHGVGILRGITRKAVLEIAAELEIPTEETFLNRWDVYSADEIFVTGTAAELVPVTNVDARTIGNGVQGPMTRRLREAFHRLVRTEGYPIPKPQEAQAI; encoded by the coding sequence ATGAGCACGGTGTACCTGAACGGTTCGTTCGTTCCCAAGGATCAGGCGAAGGTTTCGGTGTTCGACCATGGGTACCTGTACGGAGACGGAGTTTTCGAGGGAATCCGGGCCTATGCGGGACGCATCTTCCGGCTGGAGGAGCACATCGACCGGCTCTACGACTCCGCCCAGGCCATCTGCCTGAACGTGCCCATGACCAAACCGGAGATGGCGGAGGTGTGCGCCCAGACCTGCGCCCGTAACGGCATCGACGACGGCTACATCCGCCTGGTGGTCTCCCGGGGGGAAGGGAACCTGGGGTTGGATCCGAACCTGGCGAAGGAACCCAACGTGGTGTGCATCGCCTCGCAGATCCAGATGTACCCGGAGGAGTTCATCGAGAAGGGACTGCGCCTCGTCACCGCCGCCACGAGGCGGAACTACGGGGAGGTCCTGGCGCCCCAGGTGAAGAGCTGCAACTACCTGCCCAACATCATGGCCTGCCTGGAGGCCCGCAACGCCGGGGCCCACGAGGCCATCTGCATGAGCCGGGAAGGCTACCTGGCGGAGTGCACCGGGGACAACATCTTCCTCGTCAAGGACGGGGTGCTCAAGACCCCCCACCACGGGGTGGGGATCCTCCGGGGCATCACCCGCAAGGCGGTGCTGGAGATCGCCGCGGAGCTGGAGATCCCCACGGAAGAGACCTTCCTCAACCGTTGGGACGTGTACTCCGCCGACGAGATCTTCGTCACCGGGACCGCCGCGGAGCTGGTCCCCGTGACGAACGTGGACGCCCGCACCATCGGCAACGGCGTCCAGGGCCCCATGACCCGCCGCCTCCGGGAAGCCTTCCACCGCCTGGTGCGCACCGAGGGGTACCCCATCCCGAAGCCCCAGGAGGCCCAGGCCATCTGA
- a CDS encoding TetR/AcrR family transcriptional regulator — MPPPVSLTRETILAEALALVRAEGLESLTARRLAARLGCSVAPLYRTWGSMDELVRGTLRRIRELLEGRTARCSTGMAFRDVGLGRVLFARDEPRLYRALFQESPLSREARRGFFEQVEESMGREPPLDRLSPLRRRALLEELTAYTHGLALLCMEGEVADVRDEALNGRIGRVGRAVIRSFLEEPGPEREGGGA, encoded by the coding sequence ATGCCCCCCCCGGTTTCCCTGACCCGTGAGACCATCCTGGCGGAAGCCCTGGCGCTGGTGCGGGCGGAGGGGCTGGAGTCCCTCACCGCCCGGCGGCTTGCCGCTCGCCTGGGCTGTTCCGTGGCCCCCCTCTACCGGACCTGGGGGTCCATGGACGAGCTGGTCCGGGGAACGCTTCGCCGGATTCGGGAGCTGCTGGAAGGACGGACCGCCCGCTGTTCCACGGGCATGGCGTTTCGAGACGTGGGGCTGGGCCGGGTCCTCTTCGCCCGGGACGAACCGCGTCTCTATCGGGCCCTCTTTCAGGAGTCCCCCCTTTCCCGGGAGGCGAGGAGGGGGTTTTTCGAGCAGGTGGAGGAATCCATGGGGAGGGAACCGCCCCTGGATCGCCTGTCCCCCCTCCGGCGTCGGGCCCTCCTGGAGGAACTGACCGCCTACACCCACGGCCTGGCGCTGCTGTGCATGGAGGGGGAGGTGGCGGACGTGCGCGACGAGGCCCTGAACGGGCGCATCGGCCGGGTGGGACGGGCGGTGATTCGGTCTTTCCTGGAGGAACCGGGGCCGGAGAGGGAAGGAGGAGGGGCATGA
- a CDS encoding NAD(P)H-dependent oxidoreductase, giving the protein MRLTLCNGSPRGRSGNTPILEEHFARGVRSVSPEHRIRTCTLGEPEGFREALEAFGEDDAVLLGFPLYVDAMPSGVKAFLEVLGERRGEHRPVLLFLVHSGFPEGVHTRLVGEYLERAARRLACPCGGVMRFGGSEGIRQGGNGKVLRSMEALGREFGIRGHLDPQSLEALAGVERLSSWILGLVGWASRVFYWDRILKKNGAFDRRYDRPLEPR; this is encoded by the coding sequence ATGCGGTTGACGCTCTGCAACGGATCCCCTAGGGGGCGCTCGGGGAACACCCCCATCCTGGAGGAGCACTTCGCCCGGGGGGTTCGGTCCGTCTCCCCGGAGCACCGGATCCGGACCTGCACGCTGGGGGAGCCCGAGGGGTTTCGGGAGGCCCTGGAGGCCTTCGGGGAGGACGACGCGGTGCTCCTGGGGTTTCCCCTCTACGTGGATGCCATGCCCAGCGGGGTGAAGGCTTTCCTGGAGGTCCTGGGAGAGAGGCGGGGGGAGCATCGCCCCGTCCTGCTCTTCCTGGTGCATTCGGGCTTTCCCGAGGGGGTTCATACCCGCCTCGTGGGGGAGTACCTGGAGAGGGCGGCCCGGAGGCTCGCCTGTCCCTGCGGGGGAGTGATGCGCTTCGGAGGAAGCGAGGGGATCCGCCAGGGGGGCAACGGAAAGGTGCTGCGGAGCATGGAGGCCCTGGGCCGGGAGTTCGGGATCAGGGGGCACCTGGACCCCCAGTCCCTGGAGGCCCTTGCGGGGGTGGAGCGGCTGTCCTCCTGGATTCTGGGGCTGGTGGGCTGGGCCTCCCGGGTGTTTTACTGGGACCGGATCCTGAAGAAGAACGGGGCCTTCGATCGGCGTTACGATCGTCCCCTGGAGCCGAGGTAA
- a CDS encoding cupin domain-containing protein → MICRAQGMKPVRREHLQAGAGGSWNTYALPPGTELEGSHFRMIGTIRLDPGAEVGLHTHLTNEELFVILEGQGLYEEDGTVTEVGPGDMLILQRTHQHAIRNVGKGPLSFLAVIVD, encoded by the coding sequence GTGATCTGCCGGGCCCAGGGCATGAAGCCCGTGCGCCGAGAGCATCTCCAGGCGGGAGCGGGGGGTAGCTGGAACACCTACGCCCTCCCCCCGGGGACGGAGCTGGAGGGCAGCCACTTCCGGATGATCGGCACCATCCGCCTGGACCCGGGGGCGGAGGTGGGGCTGCACACCCACCTGACCAACGAGGAACTGTTCGTGATCCTGGAGGGACAGGGGCTCTACGAGGAGGACGGAACGGTCACCGAGGTGGGACCGGGGGACATGCTGATCCTTCAGCGGACCCACCAGCACGCCATCCGCAACGTGGGCAAGGGTCCCCTTTCGTTTCTGGCGGTGATCGTGGACTGA